A part of Anabas testudineus chromosome 7, fAnaTes1.2, whole genome shotgun sequence genomic DNA contains:
- the LOC113167615 gene encoding P2Y purinoceptor 1-like, whose translation MIKTNSTDVNFTFTGKFLPPVYILVFIIGLVANGWGLKSLLQKWKKLGNINVFVLNLGVADILYLLTLPFLMVYYFMKSTWIFGDVFCKITRFCFNLNLYGSIGFLTCISVYRYLAIVHPMRVRGRITLTHSVLISMTVWLLVSVQSLPDMLYTKTFGNKSEKCHDTTDDKYVEDYLRYSLGRTLTGFCLPFLIILCCYGHMIVFLCRGKTTDKVLRQRCLKLLFILILLFSVCYIPFHVLKNLNLWSRVLSKQKISHQWNNGVYIAYQISRGLVCLNSALNPLVYLHGDEEILAQLRRLLQQTRQAVTRLSISLSQLPSNT comes from the coding sequence atgattaaaacaaattcCACTGATGTGAACTTTACCTTTACAGGCAAATTCTTGCCTCCTGTTTATATTTTAGTGTTCATCATTGGTCTGGTAGCCAATGGATGGGGATTGAAGTCTTTGCTGCAGAAATGGAAGAAGCTGGGAAACATCAACGTTTTTGTTCTCAACCTTGGAGTTGCTGATATTTTATACCTGCTCACACTCCCGTTCCTGATGGTGTACTACTTCATGAAGAGTACATGGATCTTTGGAGATGTATTCTGCAAGATAACAAGATTCTGCTTCAACCTGAATTTATACGGCAGCATTGGATTCCTTACCTGTATAAGTGTGTACAGGTACCTGGCTATAGTTCATCCAATGAGAGTACGGGGGAGAATaactctcacacactctgtgcTCATCTCAATGACAGTTTGGCTGCTGGTGAGTGTTCAAAGTCTTCCAGACATGTTGTACACCAAGACATTTGGAAACAAGTCTGAGAAATGCCACGATACCACCGATGATAAATATGTTGAGGATTACCTGAGATACAGCCTTGGACGTACACTTACTGGGTTTTGTCTCCCATTCCTCATCATTCTGTGCTGCTATGGACATATGATTGTCTTTctgtgcagaggaaaaacaactgaCAAGGTACTGAGACAGAGATGCTTGAAATTGTTGTTCATTTTGATTCTTCTCTTCTCAGTTTGTTACATCCCTTTTCATGTACTTAAGAACCTCAACCTCTGGTCAAGAGTTTTGTCCAAACAGAAAATAAGCCATCAGTGGAATAATGGAGTCTACATTGCTTATCAGATAAGTCGTGGCCTTGTGTGTCTGAACAGTGCTCTCAACCCTCTGGTTTACCTTCATGGAGATGAAGAAATTCTTGCCCAGCTCAGACGTTTACTCCAACAAACCCGTCAAGCTGTTACACGGTTGTCCATCAGCCTTAGTCAACTTCCGTCTAATACATAA
- the LOC113167626 gene encoding P2Y purinoceptor 1-like codes for MNRTSCHQVSFDFSGKFLPPVFILVFIIGLAANGWGLKSLLQNWNKLGNVNIFVLNLGVADILYLLTLPFLMVYYFMKSKWIFGDVFCKITRFCFNLNLYGSIGFLTCISVYRYLAIVHPVRVRGRLTLIHSVGVSVMVWVFVSVQSLPDMFYTKTFGNKSGKCYDTTSKYHVDNYLIYSLGWTVIGFCLPFFITVGCYGHVIVLLCRTNTTDKVLRQRCLKLLFILILLFSICYIPFHVLRNLNLWSRVLTKQKICHEWNNGVYIAHQISRGLVCLNSALNPLIYLHINEEIPAQFRHLLQQARQTFQRTSNTPSQHPLVQVQSV; via the coding sequence ATGAATCGCACATCTTGTCATCAAGTCAGCTTTGACTTTTCAGGCAAATTCTTGCCTCCTGTTTTCATCTTAGTATTCATTATTGGTTTGGCAGCAAATGGATGGGGATTAAAGTCCTTGTTACAAAACTGGAATAAACTGGGAAATGTCAACATTTTTGTTCTCAACCTTGGAGTTGCTGATATTTTGTACCTGCTCACACTCCCGTTCCTGATGGTGTACTACTTCATGAAGAGTAAATGGATCTTTGGAGATGTATTCTGCAAGATAACAAGATTCTGCTTCAACCTGAATTTATACGGCAGCATTGGATTCCTTACCTGTATAAGTGTGTACAGGTACCTGGCTATTGTTCATCCAGTCAGAGTCCGGGGAAGATTAACTCTCATTCATTCTGTGGGAGTCTCGGTAATGGTTTGGGTCTTTGTGAGTGTTCAAAGTCTTCCAGACATGTTCTACACCAAGACATTTGGAAACAAGTCTGGGAAATGCTACGATACAACATCAAAATACCATGTTGATAATTATCTGATATACAGCCTTGGATGGACAGTCATTGGGTTTTGTCTTCCATTCTTCATCACTGTGGGCTGCTACGGACATGTGATTGTTCTACTATGCAGAACAAATACAACCGACAAGGTACTGAGACAGAGATGTTTGAAGTTGTTGTTCATCTTgattcttctcttctctatttGTTACATCCCATTTCATGTTTTAAGGAACCTAAACCTCTGGTCAAGAGTTCTGACCAAACAGAAAATATGCCATGAGTGGAATAATGGAGTCTACATCGCTCATCAGATAAGTCGTGGTCTTGTATGTCTGAACAGTGCTCTCAACCCTCTGATTTACCTTCATATAAATGAAGAAATTCCTGCTCAGTTCAGACATCTGCTCCAACAAGCCCGACAAACTTTCCAGCGGACGTCCAATACTCCTAGTCAACATCCCTTGGTACAGGTGCAGAGTGTCTAA
- the ccn5 gene encoding WNT1-inducible-signaling pathway protein 2 has product MDRLLCDCVITVAVLLCVATQVLCQVCARPCLCPHPPPQCPAGVPLVLDGCRCCQVCARQRGESCSEMFPCDSQRGLQCDHSASFPGDPGECVTKEDLGCELNGITYHEGQSFQPSCDTYCHCRGGGVICVPACPLNARLPTPDCPNPQHIRLPGKCCKEWVCENLENTVIQDAITATRPNRLLPALSSDRALNKLAPPASVCIEKSTQWSACSQSCGAGVSTRVSNQNSACKLQMETRLCKVRPCGAVQPAVRKPAWGQQGSCKASYMSPGPIQLVHQGCYSTRAYQLRYCGQCTDSRCCTPYQTTTSQVTFRCPFGRQLQRAVMMIHSCVCHNNCPYSPFTNPALWGFRP; this is encoded by the exons ATGGACCGACTGCTGTGCGACTGCGTGATAACTgtggctgtgctgctgtgcGTGGCTACACAG GTGCTGTGCCAGGTGTGTGCCCGGCCGTGCCTTTGCCCTCATCCGCCCCCCCAGTGTCCCGCGGGAGTTCCACTGGTGCTAGACGGCTGCCGGTGCTGCCAGGTGTGCGCCCGGCAAAGAGGCGAGTCCTGCTCTGAGATGTTTCCGTGCGACAGTCAGAGAGGACTGCAGTGTGACCACAGCGCCAGCTTCCCCGGTGACCCCGGGGAGTGTGTCA CTAAGGAGGATCTGGGCTGCGAACTGAATGGCATCACTTACCACGAGGGCCAGTCGTTTCAGCCGTCCTGTGACACTTACTGCCACTGTAGAGGTGGGGGGGTGATCTGTGTGCCTGCTTGCCCTCTAAATGCCCGTCTTCCCACTCCAGACTGTCCCAACCCGCAGCACATCCGGCTGCCAGGGAAATGCTGCAAGGAGTGGGTGTGTGAAAACCTTGAAAACACAGTCATTCAGGATGCCATCACAG CAACTAGACCCAACAGGTTGTTGCCAGCTCTCAGCAGCGATCGTGCCCTAAACAAACTGGCCCCACCTGCCTCCGTGTGTATAGAGAAGAGCACCCAGTGGAGCGCCTGTTCCCAGAGCTGTGGGGCTGGAGTCTCCACAAGGGTCTCAAACCAAAACTCTGCCTGCAAGCTGCAAATGGAGACTCGACTCTGCAAAGTTCGGCCTTGTGGTGCTGTTCAGCCTGCAGTCAGGAAGCCTGCG TGGGGTCAGCAGGGGAGCTGCAAGGCCAGCTACATGTCACCTGGGCCCATTCAGCTGGTGCACCAGGGCTGCTACAGCACTCGTGCTTATCAGCTCCGCTACTGTGGACAGTGCAcggactctcgctgctgcacGCCTTATCAAACCACCACTTCTCAGGTGACCTTCCGCTGCCCCTTCGGCAGACAGCTACAGCGAGCTGTGATGATGATCCACTCATGTGTCTGTCACAACAACTGCCCCTACTCCCCATTCACTAACCCTGCACTGTGGGGATTCAGGCCCTGA